The nucleotide sequence CCTCATCGAACGAGCGGCGGCGGCGATGACCCAGATGATCGATGCCATCCGCGAAGCCCAGGCCGCCGGCATTTCCAATCAGGACCTGAAGACCCTGCATGAATTGCAACGCAAAGCCATGTGGCGGCTCGACTTCATCAGCAGCGAAAATTCCGCCGGTTTCCACGCCGACCAGGAAGCCGCCCGCATCCTGGCGGAGTCCATCGACTACAGCCGCCAAGCCCAGGTCCTCGCCGTAATCCTGCGCGCCCCCGCCGCCCCCACCGTCGACGCTCCCACCACCGGCGTGCAAGGCGTCACCCCCACCGAACGCCCCAAGGATATTTAAACTCCGGGCCTAGCGCTGCAAGGCGTCCTTCGTGAGTTCGACGAAGCGATCGAGAAAATCGGCGCGGGCGATGCGAGCATGTTCCACCGGGACGGGGCGTAGCCGCAACTTCCCGCGGATCTTGGCATCCAGCCCGCTTGCGCCCACCACTTCTTCCGGCGACGCCGCGCATTTGAACAGGGTCGCATCACCGGCATACTCCCGGGGTCGATACGTCTCGAATGCGGCCATGCACTGATGAAACATCACATCGTCGCGACCGAAGCACCGTCGCAATGACTCCATCCGTCGCTTCCGCGGCGAAAGCCATTGGTAGGGGTGTTTGAGCTGTTCCTGTGTCAACGGCGACACCTTCATCAGAGCGCGCCAGTTGCCCACCGCGATCGTCTCGCCGTATTTGCGCCGAAACTTTCCCCACATTCGCCTCAGCACTTGTCCTTTGGTTTCGCGCGCCACGGCCTGAAAAACAATGGGGTCCCACAGCACAAGCTTCTCCACTACATCGCCAGCCGCCATCAATCGCCGCGCGACCTCAAACGCCACCAGCGCGCCGAACGAATATCCGACCAGGCTGTAGGGTCCGCCCGGTTGTATGCGTCGGATCTGTCGAATGATCTCCTCCGCGAGTTCTTCCACCCGGTTCAGCGGACGCTCCCCTTCCTTCCAACCCGGGTAATAGAGCGTGTCCCAATAGGCTTGCTCCGGCGCCAACGCCGCTCCCAACGCGGCCTGATAATGGTCGGGGCCCAACATCCCGGGCATTTGAAAAACAGACGTCCCAACGGGTGAAGACGCCGCCTCGGCGGCGGGGTCCCGTTCCGACAACATCCGGGCCATGGCGGCCGGAGTCGGAGAACGATGGATACACGCCACGGGTATGGGACGTCCCCACCGTTTTTCGATGCTCAGTGCCAAATTCAAACCCATCAGGGAATCGCCGCCGTGCTCAAAAAAATCATCCTGTGGGCCCAACGTTTCAAATCCCAACACGTCGCGCCACAGCGTGAGCAGCTCCGCCTCCAACGGTGACGCCGCCACCTCTCGCGGGGTTCCTGTCCCCGGGGTGATGCTGGTTCGCAGCGACCGTCGATCGACCTTGCCGTTGGGCGTGAGCGGCAAACGGGTCACCACCTCCAGGAGGGCCGGCACCGCGTGTTCCGGCAAGCGTTGCAACAGCCACGGTCGCACGGCCTTCACCCAACTCGCTTCACGGTCACCGGTCAGCACCACCGCGGCCGCAAGTTGCCGCGTCTCTCCATGCTCACGCACAAATACGGCGGCATCGCGAATTCCGTCCATCTGCCGCAGCATCACTTCGATCTCGCCGGGCTCGATGCGAAACCCGCGCAACTTGATCTGATCATCCCGCCGCCCCAGATACTCGATGTTGCCGTTGGGCAACACCCGGCAAAGATCACCCGTGCGATAAAATCGTTCCTGGCTTTGATCCGGCAGGACATGCCCGCCAAATCGCTCCGCCGTCAGTTCCGGGCGCCGCCAATATTCCCGCGCCAAGCCGAGTCCGCCCAAGCACAATTCCCCCGCTTGGCCCACTGGCACCACTTGCATCGCCTCGTCCACGATCACGGCCGTCGTATTGTTCAAGGGGATACCGATCGGCACGGTTGCACAGCCCCACGCCTCCGGCGCTCCGATCCGATACGTGCACGCGAAGGTCGTGCATTCCGTGGGCCCGTAGCCATTCACCAACACCGTGTCGGGCAACAGCTCCCGGGCTCGGCGGGTGTGGTGCGGCGAGTGGGCTTCGCCCCCGATCAACAAGGTCCGCAACGGCGCCAGCAACTGCGGCTGATGGTCGATGAATTGATTGAACAATCCCGTGGTGAGAAAGGCGCAGGTCACGCGCTGCTCGCGGATCAACCGCTGCAATCGAGCGGCTTCCGGCCAGCGGTCGGGCATGATCACGCAACACGCCCCGTTCAGGAGCGGTCCCCACAGTTCGAAGATAATCGCGTCGAACGAGGGCGATGCGATCGCCAGAAAACGTTCCCCCGGATAAAAGGGCGCATAGTCCTGCCCGATCACCAATCGCACCACGCCGCGCTGCG is from Synoicihabitans lomoniglobus and encodes:
- a CDS encoding non-ribosomal peptide synthetase; the encoded protein is MPLPFATIPEAFEACVRAWPDAVAVVCDGREVSYGELNRRANRLAHHLIAHGVQPDTTVAICVERSIEMVVGQLGILKAGGVYVPLDADFPRERLEFVLADTAPTVVLTQGHLRASLPESADRAIWTLDDPAPAWADQAEGNPGVKLEGHHLAYIIYTSGSTGRAKGVALTQRGVVRLVIGQDYAPFYPGERFLAIASPSFDAIIFELWGPLLNGACCVIMPDRWPEAARLQRLIREQRVTCAFLTTGLFNQFIDHQPQLLAPLRTLLIGGEAHSPHHTRRARELLPDTVLVNGYGPTECTTFACTYRIGAPEAWGCATVPIGIPLNNTTAVIVDEAMQVVPVGQAGELCLGGLGLAREYWRRPELTAERFGGHVLPDQSQERFYRTGDLCRVLPNGNIEYLGRRDDQIKLRGFRIEPGEIEVMLRQMDGIRDAAVFVREHGETRQLAAAVVLTGDREASWVKAVRPWLLQRLPEHAVPALLEVVTRLPLTPNGKVDRRSLRTSITPGTGTPREVAASPLEAELLTLWRDVLGFETLGPQDDFFEHGGDSLMGLNLALSIEKRWGRPIPVACIHRSPTPAAMARMLSERDPAAEAASSPVGTSVFQMPGMLGPDHYQAALGAALAPEQAYWDTLYYPGWKEGERPLNRVEELAEEIIRQIRRIQPGGPYSLVGYSFGALVAFEVARRLMAAGDVVEKLVLWDPIVFQAVARETKGQVLRRMWGKFRRKYGETIAVGNWRALMKVSPLTQEQLKHPYQWLSPRKRRMESLRRCFGRDDVMFHQCMAAFETYRPREYAGDATLFKCAASPEEVVGASGLDAKIRGKLRLRPVPVEHARIARADFLDRFVELTKDALQR